The Scomber japonicus isolate fScoJap1 chromosome 13, fScoJap1.pri, whole genome shotgun sequence genome includes a window with the following:
- the fgf13b gene encoding fibroblast growth factor 13b isoform X1: protein MSRAAAIASSLIRQKRQAREREKANACRGSGSPSNSKGTNEKPSKLNVFSRVKLFGSRKKRKRRRPPEPQLKGIVTRLSSRQGFQLQMQPDGTIDGTKDEDSTFAVFNLIPVGLRVVAIQGVQTKLYLAMNNEGFLYTSEHFTPECKFKESVFENYYVTYSSMLYRQQASGRAWYLGLNKEGGIMKGNHVKKNKASAHFIPKPLKVAMYREPSLHDLTELSRSGSGTPTKSRSASALLNGGGKSPSNNDLS, encoded by the exons ATGTCCAGGGCAGCGGCTATCGCCAGCTCCCTGATCCGTCAGAAGAGGCAGGCAAGGGAGCGGGAGAAGGCTAATGCTTGCCGTGGCAGTGGCAGCCCGAGCAATAGCAAAGGCACAAACGAGAAGCCGAGCAAGCTGAACGTGTTCTCGCGTGTCAAATTGTTTGGATCGAGGAAGAAACGGAAGAGAAGGCGACCACCAG aGCCCCAGTTAAAGGGCATTGTGACCAGGCTTTCCAGTCGCCAGGGCTTCCAGCTGCAGATGCAGCCTGATGGCACCATTGATGGAACCAAGGATGAAGACAGCACCTTTG CTGTGTTCAACCTGATCCCAGTGGGGCTTCGTGTGGTGGCCATCCAGGGCGTCCAGACCAAGCTCTACCTGGCGATGAACAATGAAGGATTTCTCTACACCTCT GAACATTTTACTCCAGAGTGTAAGTTCAAGGAGTCAGTGTTTGAGAACTACTATGTCACTTACTCCTCCATGCTGTACCGGCAGCAGGCCTCAGGCCGGGCCTGGTACCTGGGACTTAACAAGGAGGGTGGAATCATGAAGGGGAATCACGTCAAGAAGAACAAGGCCTCCGCACACTTCATACCGAAACCGCTCAAAG tggCCATGTACAGGGAACCGTCCCTCCATGATTTGACAGAACTCTCACGGTCAGGCAGTGGCACGCCGACCAAGAGTCGCAGCGCTTCGGCCCTACTTAACGGCGGAGGCAAGTCGCCAAGCAACAATGACTTATCCTAG
- the fgf13b gene encoding fibroblast growth factor 13b isoform X2 produces the protein MSGKTKGKEDKDHAAKEPQLKGIVTRLSSRQGFQLQMQPDGTIDGTKDEDSTFAVFNLIPVGLRVVAIQGVQTKLYLAMNNEGFLYTSEHFTPECKFKESVFENYYVTYSSMLYRQQASGRAWYLGLNKEGGIMKGNHVKKNKASAHFIPKPLKVAMYREPSLHDLTELSRSGSGTPTKSRSASALLNGGGKSPSNNDLS, from the exons aGCCCCAGTTAAAGGGCATTGTGACCAGGCTTTCCAGTCGCCAGGGCTTCCAGCTGCAGATGCAGCCTGATGGCACCATTGATGGAACCAAGGATGAAGACAGCACCTTTG CTGTGTTCAACCTGATCCCAGTGGGGCTTCGTGTGGTGGCCATCCAGGGCGTCCAGACCAAGCTCTACCTGGCGATGAACAATGAAGGATTTCTCTACACCTCT GAACATTTTACTCCAGAGTGTAAGTTCAAGGAGTCAGTGTTTGAGAACTACTATGTCACTTACTCCTCCATGCTGTACCGGCAGCAGGCCTCAGGCCGGGCCTGGTACCTGGGACTTAACAAGGAGGGTGGAATCATGAAGGGGAATCACGTCAAGAAGAACAAGGCCTCCGCACACTTCATACCGAAACCGCTCAAAG tggCCATGTACAGGGAACCGTCCCTCCATGATTTGACAGAACTCTCACGGTCAGGCAGTGGCACGCCGACCAAGAGTCGCAGCGCTTCGGCCCTACTTAACGGCGGAGGCAAGTCGCCAAGCAACAATGACTTATCCTAG
- the LOC128371197 gene encoding actin filament-associated protein 1-like 1 isoform X1: MSTSRNSVEDAYYEDADNNYPITRINGPPKNSYNDSDALSSSYESYEEEEEEAKGRDQRQRWTAEESPDGPVRDCRICAFLLRKKRFGQWAKQLVVVRDNKLQCYKSIKESTPHTELPLNLCNVIYVPKEGRKKRHELRFSLPGGEALVLAVQSKEQAQRWLKVVQDVGSQSSNTEGLNGSASPIIQRKLELDKMLQSDRQASDSDSVLTVDTQSTAQGPGRDTTDTLNRGKRGAFSELTGSMSRAAGKKINRIITFSKRKPPLPGEPPSSSSQHDNPRCGYLSVCLSGSWKERWCAVRGGSLYLQRDPGDQRPPVIVVPLKGAEVVTGGLGPKHPFSFHILQGGNELAALEASCSEDLGRWLGVLFAETGSSTLPEELHYDYIDVDTLTDIRHAARHSFLWATTTAASSSSASTDSRTYDEVYESIADEDIDNRASQVRRHASFSSRDSEKTEQAAVKRHASNVNQYGRYGKTRAEEDARQYLTQKEELEKQKEELRNALIALRKEKRELKEEMKSGTGHGVEQRLAELETLCKQKEEERVELELRLTEVKENLKKSLARGALAPHTDTKISVMAQNKKAEKVYSETVPVNTASELRKRPPSLCASSKGNVMQKAKWESKKGT, translated from the exons ATGAGCA CTTCCAGGAACTCTGTGGAGGATGCCTACTATGAAGATGCCGACAACAACTACCCCATCACCAGGATTAATGGACCCCCCAAAAACTCCT ACAATGACTCCGATGCTTTGAGCAGTTCCTACGAGTCttatgaagaagaggaagaagaggcgAAGGGCCGGGACCAACGTCAGAGATGGACGGCTGAGGAAAGCCCAGATGGACCTGTCAGAGACTGCCGCATCTGTGCCTTCCTGCTGCGCAAGAAGCGCTTTGGCCAGTGGGCTAAACAGCTGGTTGTTGTCCGAGATAATAAACTTCAG TGTTATAAGAGCATCAAAGAAAGCACTCCCCACACAGAACTCCCGCTGAATCTGTGCAACGTCATCTATGTCCCGAAGGAAGGCCGGAAGAAGAGACATGAGTTGCGCTTCTCGCTGCCTGGAGGTGAAGCTCTAGTCCTGGCTGTTCAGAGTAAAGAGCAGGCACAGCGATGGCTCAAG GTGGTGCAAGATGTTGGCAGCCAAAGTAGCAACACTGAAGGACTTAATGGATCTGCTTCTCCCATTATACAGAGGAAGTTGGAGCTTGACAAG ATGCTACAGTCTGACAGACAGGCATCCGACTCAGACAGTGTGTTAACAGTAGACACTCAGTCCACTGCACAGGGACCAGGACGGGACACCACTGACACACTGA ACAGGGGAAAGCGCGGAGCGTTCTCAGAGCTGACGGGGTCGATGAGCCGAGCAGCAGGGAAGAAAATCAATCGAATCATCACCTTCTCCAAACGGAAACCTCCTTTACCGGGGGAGCCTCCCTCTTCTTCTAGTCAGCATGACAACCCACGCTGTG GCTACCttagtgtgtgtctgagtggtTCTTGGAAGGAGCGTTGGTGTGCAGTGCGAGGTGGAAGTCTGTACCTACAGAGGGACCCTGGGGACCAGCGTCCCCCAGTCATTGTAGTTCCCCTCAAGGGGGCAGAGGTGGTGACGGGAGGCCTTGGCCCCAAACATCCCTTCTCATTCCACATCCTTCAGGGAGGCAACGAACTGGCAGCCTTAGAG GCCAGCTGTTCGGAGGACCTGGGCCGCTGGCTGGGTGTGTTGTTTGCAGAGACTGGCAGCTCAACACTCCCTGAAGAATTGCACTACGACTATATTGACGTGGACACACTCACGGACATACGGCACGCTGCCAGACACTCCTTCCT GTGGGCCACTACCACTGCTGCGTCATCCAGCAGTGCCTCGACAGACTCGAGAACATACGATGAGGTCTATGAAAGTATTGCG GATGAGGATATCGACAACAGAGCCAGCCAGGTGAGACGTCACGCCTCATTCTCCAGCAGGGACTCTGAAAAAACTGAACAGGCTGCTGTCAAGAGACATGCGTCCA atgTAAACCAGTATGGACGGTATGGGAAGACACGTGCAGAGGAGGACGCCAggcagtacctgacacagaaaGAGGAGCTGGAGAAGCAAAAAGAAGAGCTCAGAAATGCACTGATTGCCCTTCGTAAGGAGAAGAGGGAActgaaggaagagatgaagagtgGCACAG gTCATGGTGTGGAACAGCGGTTAGCCGAGCTGGAGACACTGTGcaaacagaaggaggaggaaagggtaGAGCTGGAGCTCAGACTGACAGAGGTCAAAGAAAATCTGAAGAAATCACTGGCTAGAGGAGCATTGGCCCCTCATACTGACACCAAGATCAGTGTCATG GCACAGAACAAAAAAGCTGAAAAGGTTTACAGTGAGACTGTACCGGTCAACACAGCATCCGAGCTTCGTAAACGCCCTCCATCTCTTTGCGCCTCCTCCAAGGGGAACGTCATGCAGAAGGCaaag TGGGAGTCGAAGAAGGGGACCTAG
- the LOC128371197 gene encoding actin filament-associated protein 1-like 1 isoform X2, translating to MDSKRQSVVMERLVSELGSLLKMLDNETVSPATAEKMASIRNILDTVQLSVNGSDIYMNSCLYSNGTSFVESLFEDFDCDLHMLSTSPVEQKEHKEEEEKTQPNKSTPTDTPPPLPTTPLPDDYYEEAVPLDPGSTPQYFTTNMSTSRNSVEDAYYEDADNNYPITRINGPPKNSYNDSDALSSSYESYEEEEEEAKGRDQRQRWTAEESPDGPVRDCRICAFLLRKKRFGQWAKQLVVVRDNKLQCYKSIKESTPHTELPLNLCNVIYVPKEGRKKRHELRFSLPGGEALVLAVQSKEQAQRWLKVVQDVGSQSSNTEGLNGSASPIIQRKLELDKMLQSDRQASDSDSVLTVDTQSTAQGPGRDTTDTLNRGKRGAFSELTGSMSRAAGKKINRIITFSKRKPPLPGEPPSSSSQHDNPRCGYLSVCLSGSWKERWCAVRGGSLYLQRDPGDQRPPVIVVPLKGAEVVTGGLGPKHPFSFHILQGGNELAALEASCSEDLGRWLGVLFAETGSSTLPEELHYDYIDVDTLTDIRHAARHSFLWATTTAASSSSASTDSRTYDEVYESIADEDIDNRASQVRRHASFSSRDSEKTEQAAVKRHASNVNQYGRYGKTRAEEDARQYLTQKEELEKQKEELRNALIALRKEKRELKEEMKSGTGHGVEQRLAELETLCKQKEEERVELELRLTEVKENLKKSLARGALAPHTDTKISVMAQNKKAEKVYSETVPVNTASELRKRPPSLCASSKGNVMQKAKEWESKKGT from the exons TCAATGGATCAGACATCTACATGAACAGCTGTCTTTACAGCAATGGCACGAGCTTTGTAGAGTCACTGTTTGAGGATTTTG ACTGTGATTTGCACATGCTCAGTACATCGCCAGTTGAACAGAAAGAGCataaggaggaagaggagaagactCAACCTAATAAATCT ACACCAACTGACACGCCCCCTCCCCTGCCAACCACCCCGCTTCCTGATGACTACTATGAAGAGGCTGTTCCTCTAGATCCTGGATCCACCCCACAGTACTTTACCACCAATATGAGCA CTTCCAGGAACTCTGTGGAGGATGCCTACTATGAAGATGCCGACAACAACTACCCCATCACCAGGATTAATGGACCCCCCAAAAACTCCT ACAATGACTCCGATGCTTTGAGCAGTTCCTACGAGTCttatgaagaagaggaagaagaggcgAAGGGCCGGGACCAACGTCAGAGATGGACGGCTGAGGAAAGCCCAGATGGACCTGTCAGAGACTGCCGCATCTGTGCCTTCCTGCTGCGCAAGAAGCGCTTTGGCCAGTGGGCTAAACAGCTGGTTGTTGTCCGAGATAATAAACTTCAG TGTTATAAGAGCATCAAAGAAAGCACTCCCCACACAGAACTCCCGCTGAATCTGTGCAACGTCATCTATGTCCCGAAGGAAGGCCGGAAGAAGAGACATGAGTTGCGCTTCTCGCTGCCTGGAGGTGAAGCTCTAGTCCTGGCTGTTCAGAGTAAAGAGCAGGCACAGCGATGGCTCAAG GTGGTGCAAGATGTTGGCAGCCAAAGTAGCAACACTGAAGGACTTAATGGATCTGCTTCTCCCATTATACAGAGGAAGTTGGAGCTTGACAAG ATGCTACAGTCTGACAGACAGGCATCCGACTCAGACAGTGTGTTAACAGTAGACACTCAGTCCACTGCACAGGGACCAGGACGGGACACCACTGACACACTGA ACAGGGGAAAGCGCGGAGCGTTCTCAGAGCTGACGGGGTCGATGAGCCGAGCAGCAGGGAAGAAAATCAATCGAATCATCACCTTCTCCAAACGGAAACCTCCTTTACCGGGGGAGCCTCCCTCTTCTTCTAGTCAGCATGACAACCCACGCTGTG GCTACCttagtgtgtgtctgagtggtTCTTGGAAGGAGCGTTGGTGTGCAGTGCGAGGTGGAAGTCTGTACCTACAGAGGGACCCTGGGGACCAGCGTCCCCCAGTCATTGTAGTTCCCCTCAAGGGGGCAGAGGTGGTGACGGGAGGCCTTGGCCCCAAACATCCCTTCTCATTCCACATCCTTCAGGGAGGCAACGAACTGGCAGCCTTAGAG GCCAGCTGTTCGGAGGACCTGGGCCGCTGGCTGGGTGTGTTGTTTGCAGAGACTGGCAGCTCAACACTCCCTGAAGAATTGCACTACGACTATATTGACGTGGACACACTCACGGACATACGGCACGCTGCCAGACACTCCTTCCT GTGGGCCACTACCACTGCTGCGTCATCCAGCAGTGCCTCGACAGACTCGAGAACATACGATGAGGTCTATGAAAGTATTGCG GATGAGGATATCGACAACAGAGCCAGCCAGGTGAGACGTCACGCCTCATTCTCCAGCAGGGACTCTGAAAAAACTGAACAGGCTGCTGTCAAGAGACATGCGTCCA atgTAAACCAGTATGGACGGTATGGGAAGACACGTGCAGAGGAGGACGCCAggcagtacctgacacagaaaGAGGAGCTGGAGAAGCAAAAAGAAGAGCTCAGAAATGCACTGATTGCCCTTCGTAAGGAGAAGAGGGAActgaaggaagagatgaagagtgGCACAG gTCATGGTGTGGAACAGCGGTTAGCCGAGCTGGAGACACTGTGcaaacagaaggaggaggaaagggtaGAGCTGGAGCTCAGACTGACAGAGGTCAAAGAAAATCTGAAGAAATCACTGGCTAGAGGAGCATTGGCCCCTCATACTGACACCAAGATCAGTGTCATG GCACAGAACAAAAAAGCTGAAAAGGTTTACAGTGAGACTGTACCGGTCAACACAGCATCCGAGCTTCGTAAACGCCCTCCATCTCTTTGCGCCTCCTCCAAGGGGAACGTCATGCAGAAGGCaaag GAGTGGGAGTCGAAGAAGGGGACCTAG